In one Dreissena polymorpha isolate Duluth1 chromosome 7, UMN_Dpol_1.0, whole genome shotgun sequence genomic region, the following are encoded:
- the LOC127838821 gene encoding uncharacterized protein LOC127838821, producing METVDSQNNMLAEEKVRQEARQETDRLKEEKQARNGPDTTGGGVETGGGGREAEEGVSLQEAEKAGLWGGGGKSSSKSPSPLSAGPGTPQKGQEVKTGPDRVTPVGRTIWKESV from the exons ATGGAAACTGTGGATTCACAGAACAATATGTTG GCTGAAGAGAAAGTGAGACAAGAAGCGAGGCAGGAAACTGATAGACTTAAAGAGGAGAAGCAAGCAAGAAATGGGCCTGATACAACTGGAGGAGGAGTGGAGACTGGTGGAGGAGGCAGAGAGGCAGAAGAAGGAGTCAGCCTCCAGGAAGCAGAGAAAGCAGGGCTCTGGGGGGGGGGCGGCAAGTCCTCTAGTAAGAGTCCCAGCCCTCTGTCTGCTGGTCCTGGGACCCCCCAGAAAGGACAGGAGGTCAAGACGGGGCCAGACAGGGTGACACCAGTAGGGAGAACAATATGGAAGGAGAGTGTCTAG